Proteins encoded within one genomic window of Couchioplanes caeruleus:
- a CDS encoding aminotransferase class V-fold PLP-dependent enzyme: MELTREWAEQEAAADPLAAFAKDFLIPAGTLALNGNSLGPPAVGVPVALDDAVRRQWGEHLIRGWWDDGWWDAPERVGDRIGRLIGAEPGQVVVGESTSVQLFNGLTAAARLVPRRRVLVADAGNFPTDRYLAASVARLLGLRLVETPMDALPAVLDRYAGEVGAVLCGAVDFRTGELWDVAGLTAAIRRAGGVAVWDLSHAAGAIPLRVDHDAVDLAVGCGYKYLSGGPGAPAFLYAARRHHGDLDLAVTGWHGHADPFAMTDAFVPAAGIARARTGTPHLLSLLALEAALEPLEEAGVAAVRDKSVRLAEYLFALLADLDGVEVVTPRAPDRRGNHVTLRLPDAVAVAEALLRRGVVVDERPPDLLRICLNGLYVSWTDVYDAVAHLWEVLR; the protein is encoded by the coding sequence GTGGAATTGACCCGTGAATGGGCCGAGCAGGAAGCCGCCGCAGATCCGCTCGCCGCCTTCGCAAAGGATTTCCTCATCCCGGCCGGGACGCTCGCGCTCAACGGGAACTCGCTCGGCCCGCCGGCCGTCGGCGTGCCGGTCGCGCTCGACGACGCGGTCCGGCGGCAATGGGGCGAGCATCTCATCCGCGGATGGTGGGACGACGGCTGGTGGGACGCGCCGGAGCGGGTCGGCGACCGCATCGGCCGGCTGATCGGCGCGGAACCCGGCCAGGTGGTCGTGGGAGAGTCGACCTCGGTGCAACTGTTCAACGGCCTCACCGCCGCCGCCCGGCTCGTACCGCGCCGCCGCGTGCTGGTCGCCGACGCGGGGAATTTCCCCACGGACCGGTACCTGGCCGCGTCGGTGGCTCGGCTACTGGGCCTGCGGCTGGTCGAGACCCCGATGGACGCCCTCCCCGCGGTCCTCGACCGGTACGCCGGCGAAGTCGGCGCGGTGCTGTGCGGCGCCGTCGACTTCCGCACCGGGGAGCTCTGGGACGTCGCCGGACTCACCGCCGCGATCCGTCGCGCCGGGGGCGTCGCCGTGTGGGACCTCAGCCACGCGGCGGGCGCGATCCCGCTGCGGGTGGACCACGACGCCGTGGACCTGGCCGTCGGCTGTGGATACAAATACCTGTCCGGCGGGCCGGGAGCACCGGCCTTCCTGTATGCGGCCCGCCGGCACCACGGCGACCTCGACCTCGCGGTCACCGGCTGGCACGGGCACGCGGACCCGTTCGCGATGACGGACGCCTTCGTCCCCGCCGCCGGCATCGCCCGGGCCCGGACCGGTACGCCGCACCTGCTGTCCCTGCTGGCCCTCGAGGCGGCCCTCGAGCCGCTGGAGGAGGCCGGGGTGGCAGCCGTGCGCGACAAGAGCGTCCGGCTTGCGGAATACCTGTTCGCGCTGCTCGCGGACCTGGACGGGGTCGAGGTCGTCACGCCCCGCGCCCCGGATCGCCGTGGCAACCACGTGACGCTGCGCCTGCCGGACGCCGTCGCGGTGGCCGAGGCGCTGCTGCGCCGGGGGGTGGTCGTCGACGAACGG
- a CDS encoding PhzF family phenazine biosynthesis protein has protein sequence MTVSFEIVGVFGTEAGGGSPLAVVHDADGLDTAEMQWIAGRLCADETVFVLRPTMPGATYRVRVFTAAGESPFGGHSAVGTAVSVVRCGVLPAGTVVQECAGRLLTVRADADRAALSAVGPQPLEPLPADPVLDAVGLTRADLAGEPVQAGFGPLFRLVPVRPAALARARPDFAAMGRHALPEVFLFSWDEAEDTAVARLFAPGWALPEDPACASVGLAFGAWLAACPVPAAERSFRIRQGAELGRPALLEGTVAAGGRSTVVTIGGQAPRELAGQLTAGSLVGAGHASVFRTSSVA, from the coding sequence ATGACCGTCTCCTTCGAGATCGTGGGAGTCTTCGGTACGGAAGCCGGCGGCGGTAGCCCGCTGGCGGTCGTGCACGACGCGGACGGGCTGGACACCGCGGAGATGCAGTGGATCGCCGGCCGGCTGTGCGCCGACGAGACCGTGTTCGTGCTGCGACCGACGATGCCCGGCGCCACCTACCGGGTCCGGGTCTTCACCGCGGCGGGGGAGTCGCCGTTCGGCGGGCACTCGGCCGTGGGAACCGCGGTGTCCGTGGTCCGGTGCGGTGTTCTCCCCGCCGGCACGGTGGTGCAGGAATGCGCAGGCAGGCTGCTGACTGTGCGCGCCGACGCCGACCGGGCCGCGCTCAGCGCGGTGGGTCCGCAGCCCCTCGAGCCGCTGCCGGCGGATCCGGTGCTCGACGCCGTCGGGCTCACCCGGGCCGATCTGGCCGGCGAGCCCGTACAGGCGGGGTTCGGGCCGTTGTTCCGGCTGGTGCCCGTCCGTCCGGCGGCGCTCGCCCGGGCTCGTCCCGACTTCGCCGCCATGGGCCGCCACGCCTTGCCGGAGGTGTTCCTGTTCAGTTGGGACGAGGCGGAGGACACCGCTGTCGCCCGGCTGTTCGCCCCCGGCTGGGCTCTCCCGGAAGATCCCGCCTGTGCCTCCGTGGGTCTGGCGTTCGGGGCGTGGCTCGCCGCATGCCCGGTTCCCGCCGCGGAACGGTCCTTCCGCATCAGGCAGGGCGCGGAGCTGGGGCGCCCGGCGCTGCTCGAAGGAACCGTCGCCGCCGGCGGTCGGTCAACCGTCGTCACGATCGGCGGGCAGGCGCCGAGGGAACTGGCCGGCCAGCTCACGGCCGGTTCCCTCGTCGGAGCCGGTCACGCCAGCGTGTTCCGGACGTCCTCGGTGGCGTAA